Within Bacillus sp. Marseille-Q1617, the genomic segment GCCGCTGTAACTTTTCGAAGGAAGCTGTTATAATTTTCGCGATCTTCGGGATAGACGTATTCAAGGTCGAAATTCACACCCTTATATCCTTTGGTTTCCATTGTTTTTATCAGATTGGAAATAAAAGTTGTCTGAAGTGTTTCGTTTCGAAGAAGAGAAGCAGCTAAATCCGAGTCAAACATTGAGCCGGAATAATTCGTCATAACAAGAAGCGGATCAACATTAGTATCGTAAGCGGCAGATATCAATCCCTCATCATTCAAAGCAGTCAGCGTCCCATCTTCTTTAAAGGAATAAGTGAATGGAGTGAGATACGTAAAATAATTCCCCAATCCCCTTACCTCACCGACCCCTTCGCTCCCGGTTTGAGTGATATATGAATTGATTTCAGTTGATTTCTTTTTATTGGGAATCCGGATTTTCTGATCGGGATAAATGAGTGAAGGGTTTGGGATCTGATTTGCATTTAGAATGTCCTGCAATCCAACTTTATAGTTATAGGAAATGGTATAAAGAGTGTCCCCTGCTTTGACAGTATGGGTGAAGTATGGCAGGACGATCAGCTGTCCAATGTAAAGTTGCGAAGGATTTGCAATTTGGTTGAAGTCGATAAGTTCCTGCAGTCCGATGTTGACTTTCTGACTGATTTTATTTAAAGTATCACCCGGCTGCACGATATATTCTTTATTGGGCTCGGGAATGATGAGACTTTGTCCGATAATAAGAAAGTTAACGTTTTTCAATTGATTCCCATGGGAAATCTGGGACATGTCAACGTTGAATTGCCGGGAAATGGACCAAAGCGTATCACCGCTTTTTACAACATAGATATTCATGTAGCACCTCCTAGACAGAGTGTTCTGTATAGCTTATTCTTGGAGGCTTATTTTATATGTCTCTTTACAAACATTGCTGCTGTCGGGAATTCAACAGCGGCCATGAATGAAGGTTACTAGAAAAATGCTAAAAAATAAAAGAGTTGTATAATTTGTAAAGGTGTGATAGATTAAACAATGTGATAATGACTAAAATTCAATTTTGGTCATACAGTCAAAAAGAGGTGAGTGAATGGCAGTTAACAGGAAACAACAAATAGTAGAGGCAGCTTCCAAGTCATTTTCTTTATTCGGATATAAAGCTACCACCATGGACCAGGTCGCCAAGCTTGCAAACGTTGGTAAAGGCACCATCTATACGTTCTTTAAAAATAAGGAAGAATTGTTTGACGAGATTGTCACTTCATTAATCAATGAAATGAAAAAGGAAGCAGAGCAAGTGATTGACCCTCAAGAATCTTTTACGGAGAATGTTCATCGTGCACTTTTTCGCCTGCTTGAGTTCCGAAAAGAGCATCAGCTGACAATAAAGCTGTATCAGGAAGCAAGAGAAATCGGAACCCCCGCAGTATCGGAAGTGATTGATCGAATGGAGAAAGCGGTCATCGAGCTTTTGAGTCAACGAATTGAAAAAGCAATAGCTTCTGGAGCGATTAAGCCGTGCAATCCAGAAATGACCGCATTTATTATGTTGAAGCTGTATGTCTCATTGATCTTTGATTGGGAACGGACCCATGGTCCACTCGATAAAGACGAAATTTCCAATCTGTTTGAGCTGTATCTTATAAAAGGGTTATCTGCAGGATAGTCCTTTATTTTTGATCGGGAATGACCAAACGAATAATATGGTCAATTATTTTTTGTTTCAAAGTGACTATTTGAGATAAATGGTCATTTATTCTTATTTCAATCAACATAGGAGGAAAAGATGAAGAAAACTTTTACAGGTTCAGAATTTAAAGCAATATTCCGTAACAAAAAACTGCTTATACCCATTCTCGCTGTGTTATTCATCCCTGTCTTATATAGCGGTATGTTTCTGTGGGCGTTTTGGGATCCTTATGAACAGCTGAATGATTTACCCGTAGCAGTTGTAAACAGTGACCGCGGAGCAGAGTTTAATGGGGAGGAACTTCATATTGGATCTGATCTCGTTCAGAAACTGAAGGATAGCGGTCAATTTGACTTTCATTTTGTAGATAAAGAAGCAGGTTATGAAAACCTGAAGAAACAAGACTATTATATGCTGGTAGAAATTCCAGAGGACTTTTCTGAAAATGGCACTACACTTCTGGAGGATCATCCTCAAAAGCTTTCCCTGAAGTATGTCCCTAATGAAAGCTTCAACTTCTTGTCTGCTCAAATCGGTGATACAGCGATGAAAGAAATCAAGGCCAGCCTTTCCCAATCTGTGTCCGAAACCT encodes:
- a CDS encoding LysM peptidoglycan-binding domain-containing protein, with amino-acid sequence MNIYVVKSGDTLWSISRQFNVDMSQISHGNQLKNVNFLIIGQSLIIPEPNKEYIVQPGDTLNKISQKVNIGLQELIDFNQIANPSQLYIGQLIVLPYFTHTVKAGDTLYTISYNYKVGLQDILNANQIPNPSLIYPDQKIRIPNKKKSTEINSYITQTGSEGVGEVRGLGNYFTYLTPFTYSFKEDGTLTALNDEGLISAAYDTNVDPLLVMTNYSGSMFDSDLAASLLRNETLQTTFISNLIKTMETKGYKGVNFDLEYVYPEDRENYNSFLRKVTAALKPKGYSVSTALAPKIKEDQKGLLYEAHDYKAHGEIVDFIVLMTYEWGWAGGRPWAIAPISEVKKVLDYAVTVIPRNKILMGVPLYGRDWKVPWVEGTFAKTVSPLAAVDLAGKYGVRIQYDTEYQAPYFKYWDETGQQHEVWFEDARSILAKHNILDEYQLRGMSYWVLGSAFPQNWVMQHARYRVVK
- a CDS encoding TetR/AcrR family transcriptional regulator, producing the protein MAVNRKQQIVEAASKSFSLFGYKATTMDQVAKLANVGKGTIYTFFKNKEELFDEIVTSLINEMKKEAEQVIDPQESFTENVHRALFRLLEFRKEHQLTIKLYQEAREIGTPAVSEVIDRMEKAVIELLSQRIEKAIASGAIKPCNPEMTAFIMLKLYVSLIFDWERTHGPLDKDEISNLFELYLIKGLSAG